DNA from Candidatus Stoquefichus sp. SB1:
GAAGAACAAATGATTGGAATGAAAAAAGGTGAAACAAAAGATTTAAATCTTACATTCCCAGAGGATTATGGTATGGAAGATTTAGCTGGTGCTGATGTTGTCTTCAAAGTGAAATTACATAAAGTAGAAAATAAACAAGAATCTGAATTAAATGATGAGTTTGTTGCATCTTTAAATGTACCAGATATGCAAACAGTTGAAGATTTACAAAATCAAATGAAAGTTCAATTACAATCACAACATGATCAAAAATATAGAACTGATGTAGAAAATGCTATTTTTGATAAATTGATTCAAGATAGTGAAGTAGAAGTGAGTGATGAAGATATTCAAAGAGCAATGGAACAACATATCCAACATATCCGTATGGAGTTAGCTCAACAAGGTATGCAATTAGAACAATATTTACAAATGACAGGTGCTAATGAAGAAGCCTTACGCCAACAATTAGAACCATCAGCTAAACAACAAGCTATTTTTGAAGCTATTATTGATGAAATTGTAACAGTTGAAAATTTAACAACAACTGATGAAGAAGTTGATCAACAAATTGAAATGATAGCTCAACAAAATCAAATGACTAAGGAAGATGTTTTAGCAAGAATTCAACCTGATGATTTAAAACGTGATTACAACCGTATGAAAGCAAGTCAACTGGTTATTCAAAGTGCTCAAATTAGCAATTAAATATATATAACGAAAGATTCATTTCTAAGGAAGTGAGTCTTTTTCTTTTAAAAAAGGTTTTCTTTAAAGGAAAATATATTAGATAATATCATACAATATTTGAAATCTATCATTTATCTTATGACTTATTAACAATGATAAAATAGATGCAGCCATAAATGTAAGGGTTTCCATTATTGGAAACTTTTTTGCTTTCAATCTCTCTTTTTTCTATAATAAAGGTGAAAAGAGAGGGGAAATACATTTTATAAGAACTGATCACTCTTATGATAAGAAATAAAATAAATACAATAATGACATGTCAATATAAACTCTTTTCAAATCAAAATTATAGGAGGAAATAGATATGCAAGGTTTGAATCGTTTTTTTGAAAAGTATTTTATGCCTTTTGCAACAAAACTCAACAGTATCAAAGGATTGATTGCTATTCGTGATGCCTTTATACAAATCTTTCCACTTACATTTGTAGGATCGATAGTTGTTTGTATTAATGTTGTCTTACTGAGTTCAACAGGATTTATTGGTCAATTTTTAGTGAAGATTATTCCTCACTTAGATGATTTTCAAGCTATTCTTTCACCTGTTGGGAATGGCACTATTAATTTAATGGCTGTCTTTATTGTTTTCTTAATTGCTCGAAATATGGCTAATCAATATCATGAAGATGGCTTAAAGGCAGGTTTGACAGCTTTGGCAGCATTCTTTGTTTTATATCCGCCGAAGGTAGAAGGAATGTTAACAGATTCTTATTTAGGAGCTAATGGTATATTTGTTGCAATTATTGTTGGCTTGTTAATTGGGTATGGATTTGCTCGATTGGTTAAGGTTGATCAATTACAAATCAAAATGCCAGAACAAGTTCCACCAGAAGTTGCAAAATCGTTTATGGTAGCTGTTCCTTCGGCAATTCTCATTATTTTAGCATCTGTTTTATCATATTGTGTATCATTTATTGAACCATTAGGATTAAATGCTCTCATATATTCATTATTACAGGCACCAATTCAATCATTAGGAGCAACACCATTTACACCGTTATTACTGATTCTCATGGCAATGATTTTATGGTCAGTAGGAATTCATGGAACATTTACAGTTTCACCTATTTATTTAACACTCTATGCATCTATGAATATTGCAAATATATCTTATGCAGCAACTGCAGGTACAACTGCTGGTTCACCATATCCGTATACATGGTTTGCATTGTTTGAAAATTATGGATGTATTGGAGGAACAGGGAATACCCTAGCATTAATTGTTGCCATTCTCATTTTATCTAGAAAAAAAGATTGGAAACGAGATGATTATACTAAGACAGCAAAAATCGGACTCATTCCAGGATTATTCTGTATTAATGAACCAATTATCTTTGGCTTACCAATTGTCTTAAATCCAATTCTTGTTATTCCATTTATTCTCAGTCCGATTGTATCAATGGGATTAGGAGCATTAATGATTTCTACAGGATTTGTTTTACCAGGTACATTGGATGTAGGATGGACAACACCACAGCCTATTAAAGCCTTTTTATCTGCGTCAGGTTCTTGGGAAACTGCAGTATCAGTTTGTATTGTTTTTGTAATATGTGTACTCATTTATCTTCCATTTGTTAAAATGGCAAATAAACAAAATGTTGAAAGTTATGAAGGAGAATAATGTATGAGTCAATTTCCAAAAGATTTTTTATGGGGTGGAGCCACTGCTGCTAATCAATTAGAAGGTGCATATAATGAAGGCGGGAAAGGTTGGAGTACTGCTGATATGGTTAAGTTTGTACCCAGAGAAGTGAGTCAAGGTCGAAATACTGAAACAGTCACATATGAAGAAGCACTTGAAATTATTCATCACCAGCATGATGATGAATATTATCCTAAAAGATGGGGAGTTGATTTTTATCATCACTTCAAAGAAGATATTGCTTTAATGGCAGAAATGGGATTTAAATGTTTTAGAATGTCCATTAGCTGGCCAAGAATCTTTCCCCATGGTGATGATCTAGAACCTAACGAAGAAGGACTAAAATTTTATGATGATGTTTTTGATGAATGTTTAAAATACGGTATAGAACCATTAGTTACATTATCCCATTATGAAATGCCTTTACATCTTTCACTAGAATATAATGGCTGGGAGAATAGGAAATGTATCGATTTCTTTGTTAACTATGCTAAGACTGTTTTTAAACGTTATCAAAAAAAGGTTAAATATTGGATTCCATTTAATGAAATTAATATGTCACTACATCTCCCTTATACTGGTGGTGGGATTTTCGTTGAAAAATCAAATAATGAACTTCAAACAATCTTTCAAGCTTTACACCATCAGTTTATAGCGAGTGCTTTAACAACACAACTTGCAAAGCAAATCAATCCTCAATTTCAAATGGGATCAATGTTAGGCTTATCATTATATTATCCAAAATCAAATGCACCTGAAGATATCATTGCTGCACAAACGGCTAATCGTATTAATTATTTCTTCCTAGATGTTTTGTCAAAAGGAAAATATCCAACATATTTTTATGCATACTTAAAAAAGAATCAAATCCAGATTCATATAGAAGAAAATGATCTAAAAATCATCAAAGAAAATACTGTTGATTTTAATTCGTTTAGTTATTACTACTCATTATGTACAAGTGCAAATCCAAAAAATGAAGATTCTTTAGTTGCTTTTATCCCAGAAAGTGAAGTTATTGATGAATTCCATCCGAGAAAGGTAAGAAACAAAAATTTACAAGTGACTGATTGGGGATTTCAAATAGATCCAATAGGATTAAGAATAGCAATTAATGAGATATGGGACCGTTATCAAAAACCAATTATTATTTCAGAAAATGGATTAGGAACATATGATACACTTACAACAGATAAAAAAATCCATGATGATTATCGTATTCAATATCTTAGAGAACATATTCAGCAAATGAAATTATGTATCGAAGAGGGAATTCCGGTCATTGGATATACATCATGGGGATGTATTGATATTGTCAGTGCCGGCACTTCTGAACGTACAAAGCGCTATGGTTATATTTATGTTGATTGTGATGATTATGGACATGGAACAATGCAACGCTATAAAAAAGATTCATTTTATTGGTATCAAAAAGTCATTGCATCTCAAGGAGAAGATTTAGATTAAAAAAACAGATAATGAAAACTCTTGTGTATATCTACAAGAGTTTTTCCTGTATAATAAATGAAAAGAGGGAGAGGATAGCAATATGATTATTGATAAATTAAATGAAGTGCTTAATAGTGTTGATACCCATACAACAATGTACGTCTTTTGTTACTATATTAAATCTCATATGAATGAAGTTGCTCATATGACAATTGATGAAGTCGCACAAAATTGTTATACATCTAAAGGTCAAATATCAAAATGTGCAAAACATCTTGGCTTCCATTCATATATAGAATTTAAAGATGCTTGTATTGATTATAGTCAATCATATCGAGATAAACCTATCTTCTTTCATCAAGAATATGATTTGCCACAAAATGCAAAGCAGTTTGCTGATGGTATTTCACATGCAATTATTCATGTTGGAGAAACGATAAATTATTCCGATCTCAATCGTCTTATTAATGATATTTTTTGTAGTCAAAAGGTTTATCTCTATGCACAAGGTGATAATCGCTCTCTTTGTAATGTCATTCAAGTTGAATTAAGTGCTTTGTATATTCCAGTTATTATTTGTGATGCTGATTTTATGAAAGAATACCGCTTTGAAAAAGGACATCTTTTATTAATTTTAAGTACCAATGGCACAATATTTCAACTCAATAAAAGAATTATTTCTCGTCTTTTAAAAGCTGATGTCAAAACATGGCTAATCACTTGTAATGCTAGAATGCCTTTTTCTAAAAATCGACTTATCGTTCCTTCATATGATTTAAGATATAATAAGTTTGCCATTCGATATATTGTTGATATTCTTATTGCAAGTATGCAAATGATTTCAAAGGCAAAAAAATAAACGTATATATACATATTTGTAAATTATGTGTATATACGTTTTCTTATTCATCAAATAGTGTAAACCCTAAATAATAGACAAGCGAATCAAACATCTTGGTATTAAAACCATAACATATGCAATCATCAATCTCACCATCCCAATCATTATTCAATTGGTCAAGCAAAGGTTGAACTTGATTCTTTTGTAAGTCACAAGTGATATAAAATTCACTATGACCTTTTAATCCCATGTATTCACGACTAGGAGAAATTGAAAAATCGGAATTAATATTATACAATTCATCTCTAACTTTTTGATAATCTGCTTCATCTTCACTTGCTAAAATAACATGTAATCTAGCTAACATAAAATTATCCACCTCACTTGATTTATTATAACATAAACATATGAAAATAAAAAATAGATTTCTTAAGATGTCACTTAGTTGATATTTCATGTAAGTGAGTTTTCTTTTGTGGATTTTAAATGTGATTATGATTATAATGCAAATAAGGAGTGTATAGAGATGGAATTTAAAGATACGAACCCCCATGATTTATCAATCATCATTCAATTTGATGATGGCAATGAAAAACAAAAGATTATATCATTACTGAATAATATAGGTACAAAAATTGTTGGTTATAAGCGTGGTAAGCAATATTTATTAGACATTGATTCTATTTATTATATTGATTTAATTGATAAACAAACATTCATTTATACTTATGATGATTGTTATGAATCATCATTATGGTTGTATCAGCTTGAAGAAAAATTAAATCATTATTTTGTCAGAGCCAATAAATCTACTATTTTTAATATGAATCATATTGAAAGTTTAAAAGCAGATATTGGTTCGCGAATTATGGTTTACTTAGATAATGGTGATCAAATTTTAGTTTCAAGAACATACTCAAAAGAGTTTAAGAAAAAATTGAAAGGAGAAACATATGGAAACAGTGATTAATACAATTGTTGGACTTATGAAGAAAACAGCAATTTCATTTCTTGTATGCATTATGTTTATTTGTATTATAGGGAGTATTATGGGTGAACAACTTACTCCTATATCATCGCTTTTTCAAGAAGGGAGTATTCGTTATTCAACACTGTTTGAAGTCTTTTCTTTAAGTTTCATTATTGGAATTATTAATACGGTTTTTGATTATCCTCAATTTATGAAAAAGATGTTATTGCTTTATAAAATTATATTACGTTTAATTATTGTTATTTTAATAACTATTGTTTATATTTATGTTTTTAATTGGTTCCCATTTTCAAATTTAGAAGCTTGGATTGGATTTTTTGTGACTTTTGGGATTTGTTTTACAACTGCAGTCTCAATTAGTGTTTATACAACAAGAAGAAAAAACCGAGAATATCAGGAATTATTAAAAGATTTTAAGAAAAGAGGACAATTAGATGAACGCCATTAAAATTGAAAATGTTCATAAAACATTTCATCAAAAACAAGTCTTAAATGATATTTGTATTGATATTGAAAAAGGAGAGATTTTTGGGTTACTTGGGCCATCTGGTGCGGGTAAAACAACATTGATTCAAATTCTAATAGGACAATATATTCCAGATAGTGGACATACTTTTATTTTAGGAAAGGATTCATTAAAATTAGCGAAAGAAGATTATACGCAAATTGGATTGGTTTTAGATAAAGATGGGTTATATGATCGATTAAGCTGTTATGACAATTTACAGTTGTATGCCTCGATTTATCAGTTAGATAGCCAGAAAATTGAATCTGTTTTAAAACAAGTTCAACTTTATGATGATAGAAAAAAAGCAGTTAATCAATTGTCAAAAGGGATGAAGCAGCGATTAGTATTAGCCCGTGCTATCATGCATGAGCCGCAAATTCTTTTTTTAGATGAACCAACTTCTGGATTAGATCCAGCAACAACATTGAAAATTCATACTTTATTATTAGAATTAAGAGATCGAGGGACAGCCATTTTTTTAACAACTCATAATATGGAAGAAGCAGCGAAATTATGTCATCGTGTTGCTTTATTAAATGAAGGGAAAATCATTGAATGTGATACACCTACAGCAATTTGTGAAAAGCATAATGATTTAAATAAAGTAACAATTACAACAAAAGATCATCAAAAATATATTTTTAATAATAATAAAAAGGATGCTGAGCGAATTTATCAATTATTTCAGTCAGAAAATATTCAGTCTATTCATTCTTCTGAACCAACGCTTGGCAATGTCTTTATAGCTTTAACAGGAAAGGAGTTGGATTAAATGAGTTTACACATCATAGCAGCAATACTTGTCAAACAATTAAAAGAAACTTTTAAAAATAAAAGTGTTTTGATTCAATTTGTAATGTTCCCTGTAATTGCAGTTGTATTGACAAGTTCTGTTAACAATAATATGGTTCCAGCAGAATATTTTGTCATTCTTTTTGCCAGTATGTATGTTGGTATGACACCAATTATTGTTTTATCTAGTATTATGAGTGAAGAAAAAGAAACGGGTAGTTTAAGTATGTTGATTATGTCTAATGTTAAGCCTATTGAATATATCTTAGGTATTAGTATTTATGTGATTGTTTGTTGTATTATTGGCTTACTTATCATGGGATTTGTTGGTGGGTATCAAGGCATGCAACTTATTTATTTTGTTGCAATTTGTAGTTTAGGAATGGTCATTTCTATTTTTATTGGAAGTGTTATTGGTATGATTTCTAAAAATCAGATGGCAGCGAGTTCATTGTCTGTACCAGCCATGCTTATCTGCTCATTTGTACCAATGTTGTCGATGTTTAATGAAAGCATTAAAAAATGGTGTGGATTTCTTTATACACAGCAAATTAATGAATTATTAACACAACTCCCATTAACAAATTTTCCATTTCAGGCCATTTTAATTATTCTTGTTAATTTATTTGTATTACTTGTTATTTATATCTATTTATTTCAAAAAAGAAAATTTTTATCATGATTGAGTAGTCTTCATAAGGCTACTTTTTTTAGTTAGTTTTTGCTTAAACATATTTCAAAAGTCAATACAAGCATGCCAGTTTGATTATGTTTTGATGATAAGTTGATTTATTGCTATATAAGAAAATGTCTAAAAAGTAATATATATTTGACATAATGACATTTTTATTATACTATATAGGTGGAGGTAGGATATGAAAAATCTTAAAATGAAATCTGCTCGTGTGAGTAAAGATTTAAGTCAGAAAGAGTTAGCAGAGTTCATAGGTGTTTCACGTCAGACAATTAATCTTATTGAAAAAGGTGATTATAATCCAAGTATTCAATTATGTATTGCTATATGTAAAGCATTGGATGTAACACTAAATGATTTGTTTTGGGAGGAGGAAAGGTAATGAAAAAACAAATAATTGATGAAAGACAAGAACATGATATGTATGTGATTGAACACTATGGTTTTTGGATGGCTTTTTGGGGCTTACTTGCTATGATTTTAATTCAACTCATTTTGGGAAAACCATCAGAAAGTTTTATTTATGAATGGTTATTATTTATGATTTTAGCAGTAAGTATGACTGTAGGTTGTGCTAAAAAAGGAATTTGGAGTCCGAAAGCAAAACCGAGCCAAAAGGAGTATATAAAAA
Protein-coding regions in this window:
- the tig gene encoding trigger factor — encoded protein: MGKVNKLGQYKGIEVKVEKHIATDEEVNQQIEAMVAQNPTFVEKDGEVAHGDMTTIDFEGFKDGVAFEGGKAEGHQLEIGSGQFIPGFEEQMIGMKKGETKDLNLTFPEDYGMEDLAGADVVFKVKLHKVENKQESELNDEFVASLNVPDMQTVEDLQNQMKVQLQSQHDQKYRTDVENAIFDKLIQDSEVEVSDEDIQRAMEQHIQHIRMELAQQGMQLEQYLQMTGANEEALRQQLEPSAKQQAIFEAIIDEIVTVENLTTTDEEVDQQIEMIAQQNQMTKEDVLARIQPDDLKRDYNRMKASQLVIQSAQISN
- a CDS encoding PTS sugar transporter subunit IIC, whose translation is MQGLNRFFEKYFMPFATKLNSIKGLIAIRDAFIQIFPLTFVGSIVVCINVVLLSSTGFIGQFLVKIIPHLDDFQAILSPVGNGTINLMAVFIVFLIARNMANQYHEDGLKAGLTALAAFFVLYPPKVEGMLTDSYLGANGIFVAIIVGLLIGYGFARLVKVDQLQIKMPEQVPPEVAKSFMVAVPSAILIILASVLSYCVSFIEPLGLNALIYSLLQAPIQSLGATPFTPLLLILMAMILWSVGIHGTFTVSPIYLTLYASMNIANISYAATAGTTAGSPYPYTWFALFENYGCIGGTGNTLALIVAILILSRKKDWKRDDYTKTAKIGLIPGLFCINEPIIFGLPIVLNPILVIPFILSPIVSMGLGALMISTGFVLPGTLDVGWTTPQPIKAFLSASGSWETAVSVCIVFVICVLIYLPFVKMANKQNVESYEGE
- a CDS encoding glycoside hydrolase family 1 protein, encoding MSQFPKDFLWGGATAANQLEGAYNEGGKGWSTADMVKFVPREVSQGRNTETVTYEEALEIIHHQHDDEYYPKRWGVDFYHHFKEDIALMAEMGFKCFRMSISWPRIFPHGDDLEPNEEGLKFYDDVFDECLKYGIEPLVTLSHYEMPLHLSLEYNGWENRKCIDFFVNYAKTVFKRYQKKVKYWIPFNEINMSLHLPYTGGGIFVEKSNNELQTIFQALHHQFIASALTTQLAKQINPQFQMGSMLGLSLYYPKSNAPEDIIAAQTANRINYFFLDVLSKGKYPTYFYAYLKKNQIQIHIEENDLKIIKENTVDFNSFSYYYSLCTSANPKNEDSLVAFIPESEVIDEFHPRKVRNKNLQVTDWGFQIDPIGLRIAINEIWDRYQKPIIISENGLGTYDTLTTDKKIHDDYRIQYLREHIQQMKLCIEEGIPVIGYTSWGCIDIVSAGTSERTKRYGYIYVDCDDYGHGTMQRYKKDSFYWYQKVIASQGEDLD
- a CDS encoding MurR/RpiR family transcriptional regulator, with the translated sequence MIIDKLNEVLNSVDTHTTMYVFCYYIKSHMNEVAHMTIDEVAQNCYTSKGQISKCAKHLGFHSYIEFKDACIDYSQSYRDKPIFFHQEYDLPQNAKQFADGISHAIIHVGETINYSDLNRLINDIFCSQKVYLYAQGDNRSLCNVIQVELSALYIPVIICDADFMKEYRFEKGHLLLILSTNGTIFQLNKRIISRLLKADVKTWLITCNARMPFSKNRLIVPSYDLRYNKFAIRYIVDILIASMQMISKAKK
- a CDS encoding LytTR family DNA-binding domain-containing protein: MEFKDTNPHDLSIIIQFDDGNEKQKIISLLNNIGTKIVGYKRGKQYLLDIDSIYYIDLIDKQTFIYTYDDCYESSLWLYQLEEKLNHYFVRANKSTIFNMNHIESLKADIGSRIMVYLDNGDQILVSRTYSKEFKKKLKGETYGNSD
- a CDS encoding ABC transporter ATP-binding protein, encoding MNAIKIENVHKTFHQKQVLNDICIDIEKGEIFGLLGPSGAGKTTLIQILIGQYIPDSGHTFILGKDSLKLAKEDYTQIGLVLDKDGLYDRLSCYDNLQLYASIYQLDSQKIESVLKQVQLYDDRKKAVNQLSKGMKQRLVLARAIMHEPQILFLDEPTSGLDPATTLKIHTLLLELRDRGTAIFLTTHNMEEAAKLCHRVALLNEGKIIECDTPTAICEKHNDLNKVTITTKDHQKYIFNNNKKDAERIYQLFQSENIQSIHSSEPTLGNVFIALTGKELD
- a CDS encoding ABC transporter permease is translated as MSLHIIAAILVKQLKETFKNKSVLIQFVMFPVIAVVLTSSVNNNMVPAEYFVILFASMYVGMTPIIVLSSIMSEEKETGSLSMLIMSNVKPIEYILGISIYVIVCCIIGLLIMGFVGGYQGMQLIYFVAICSLGMVISIFIGSVIGMISKNQMAASSLSVPAMLICSFVPMLSMFNESIKKWCGFLYTQQINELLTQLPLTNFPFQAILIILVNLFVLLVIYIYLFQKRKFLS
- a CDS encoding helix-turn-helix transcriptional regulator, producing the protein MKNLKMKSARVSKDLSQKELAEFIGVSRQTINLIEKGDYNPSIQLCIAICKALDVTLNDLFWEEER
- a CDS encoding DUF6773 family protein, encoding MKKQIIDERQEHDMYVIEHYGFWMAFWGLLAMILIQLILGKPSESFIYEWLLFMILAVSMTVGCAKKGIWSPKAKPSQKEYIKTAIIVFGAVVCLLLFIQAFRGEAFDLFTIMVDLGCGLFGAIVAYSVSFMLGEKIKKDEEKE